The Puntigrus tetrazona isolate hp1 unplaced genomic scaffold, ASM1883169v1 S000000401, whole genome shotgun sequence genome includes a window with the following:
- the arvcfa gene encoding armadillo repeat protein deleted in velo-cardio-facial syndrome homolog isoform X2 codes for MPAEVNEKPDPEEPSAPDSDETEQTPSDANHTETHTESSGIGTEKSSSPESESNPLSSSSSNLPEASSEGLEEPQTPDVECPDHSSGEKDDTHSARAPQPDPGVTSDPAGEIPMDQPPLYGSLNAQTVTLLHGLPFFPGRSFLPENCYTLPLHRDGFARAASKPEPDAVHHMRPSLDLSTHTYLQDLYRTQTLVPQKRASMVSLDTIRKDPRWRDPNLREVISMLSHPMDPVKSNAAAYLQHLCYENDTVKQDVRQLRGIPVLVGLLDHPKAEVHRKACGALRNISFGRDNFNKVAIRNADGIPALLRLLRRSDDVEVRELVTGTLWNLSSHEPLKMIVINHGLQTLTDEIIIPHSGLRGDPNDPARPGDPEWNTVFKNTSGCLRNVSSDGADARQRLRECDGLVDALLHALYSAVAKRDINNKSVENCVCILRNLSYHVHKEVPGAEKFHIQAANPGAKPGAHHKKKDEPDCFGGRTTKEEWFHQCKRHGAGEKKSGGVDLSRRSLPMKGLELLYQPEVVRLYLSLLKLSQNHNTLEAAAGALQNLSAGHWAWSNYIRATVRKEKGLPVLVELLHSDADKVVRAIAIALRNLAIDQKNKDLIGSYAMRDLVSNLPCGQQRPAKNLEGDTVVAVLNTILEIISENLENARFLIQGQGIQKLVSINRTSQSVRETKAASHILQTVWAYKDLRHTLCKAGWNKTHFKPAVSGLPKKQRNAKQGNDDITLPLMEKNQDGYCTVDQAERAADAPCHMIERETFQGVNDKRHFIRTSRPAVGLVERTPQPLDSWV; via the exons ACGGAGAGCTCAGGAATCGGGACGGAGAAGTCGTCGAGTCCTGAGAGCGAGTCCAACCCGCTCAGCTCCAGCAGCTCCAACCTCCCG GAAGCTTCATCTGAAGGGCTAGAAGAACCCCAGACTCCGGATGTTGAGTGTCCAGATCATTCCTCCGGTGAGAAGGACGACACACACTCGGCTCGAGCTCCTCAGCCTGACCCCggcgtgacctctgaccccgcgGGTGAGATCCCCATGGATCAGCCTCCTCTGTACGGTTCACTGAACGCTCAGACCGTCACGCTCCTGCACGGATTACCCTTCTTCCCCGGCCGGAGCTTCTTACCGGAGAACTGCTACACTCTTCCTCTGCACCGCGACGGTTTCGCCCGCGCCGCTTCCAAACCGGAGCCGGACGCCGTCCATCACATGAGACCCTCGCTGGACCTGAGCACACACACCTATCTACAG GACCTGTACCGGACGCAGACGCTCGTCCCTCAGAAGCGCGCCAGCATGGTCAGCCTCGACACCATCCGCAAAGACCCTCGCTGGCGGGACCCGAACCTGCGGGAGGTCATCTCCATGCTGAGCCACCCGATGGACCCGGTGAAGTCCAACGCCGCGGCGTATCTCCAGCACCTCTGCTACGAGAACGACACGGTCAAGCAGGACGTCCGGCAGCTGCGAGGCATCCCGGTGCTGGTCGGGCTCCTGGACCATCCCAAAGCCGAGGTCCATCGCAAGGCCTGCGGAGCGCTCAGGAACATCTCCTTCGGCCGGGACAACTTCAACAAGGTGGCCATCAGGAACGCGGACGGTATTCCTGCGCTGCTCCGGCTCCTGAGAAGATCCGACGACGTGGAAGTCCGCGAACTCGTCACAG GAACGCTGTGGAATCTCTCGTCCCATGAGCCTCTGAAGATGATCGTCATCAACCACGGCCTGCAGACGCTGACCGACGAGATCATTATCCCTCACTCGGGTCTGAGAGGAGACCCGAACGACCCGGCCCGGCCCGGAGACCCCGAGTGGAACACGGTCTTCAAGAACACTTCAGGATGCCTGAG GAATGTGAGTTCAGACGGAGCCGATGCGCGACAGAGATTGCGTGAGTGTGACGGGCTCGTGGACGCTCTGCTGCACGCGCTCTATTCAGCCGTCGCCAAGAGAGACATAAATAACAAA TCGGTGGAGAACTGCGTCTGTATCTTGCGCAATCTGTCGTATCACGTGCACAAAGAGGTTCCTGGAGCTGAGAAATTTCACATCCAAGCGGCCAATCCCGGCGCAAAACCGGGAGCGCACCATAAGAAGAAGGACGAGCCGGACTGTTTTGGAGGACGAACCACCAAAG AAGAATGGTTCCATCAGTGTAA GCGTCACGGAGCCGGAGAGAAGAAGAGCGGTGGAGTGGATCTGTCGAGGAGGAGTCTGCCAATGAAAG GCCTGGAGCTTCTGTATCAGCCGGAGGTGGTCAGACTCTACCTGTCCCTCCTCAAACTGAGTCAGAATCACAACACGCTGGAGGCAgcggccggagccctgcagaacCTGTCCGCCGGACACTGGGCC tgGTCCAATTATATCCGAGCAACAGTGCGCAAGGAGAAGGGTCTGCCGGTGCTGGTGGAGCTGCTGCACTCGGATGCTGATAAAGTAGTTCGAGCGATCGCCATCGCTCTCAGAAATCTCGCCATCGACCAAAAGAACAAAGATCTCATCG GGAGTTACGCCATGAGGGATCTTGTCAGTAACCTGCCCTGCGGCCAGCAGCGGCCTGCCAAGAACCTGGAGGGAGACACAGTGGTGGCCGTCCTGAACACTATACTGGAGATCATCTCTGAGAACCTGGAGAATGCCAGATTCCTCATCCAGGGACAGGGAATCCAGAAACTGGTGTCAATCAACAGAACCAG CCAATCGGTGCGCGAGACCAAAGCAGCATCACACATCCTGCAGACGGTTTGGGCCTATAAGGATCTGCGACACACGCTGTGTAAGGCCGGCTGGAACAAAACACACTTCAAG CCAGCCGTCTCAGGCCTGCCCAAAAAACAGAGGAACGCCAAGCAAGGGAACGATGACATCACACTGCCCTTAATGGAGAAGAACCAAG ATGGATACTGCACTGTTGATCAGGCAGAGCGAGCAGCAGACGCTCCGTGTCACATGATTGAACGAGAAACTTTTCAG GGCGTGAATGATAAAAGGCACTTCATCAGGACCAGCAGGCCTGCGGTTGGTTTAGTGGAGAGGACTCCGCAGCCGCTGGACTCATGGGTCTGA
- the arvcfa gene encoding armadillo repeat protein deleted in velo-cardio-facial syndrome homolog isoform X1 — protein MPAEVNEKPDPEEPSAPDSDETEQTPSDANHTETHTESSGIGTEKSSSPESESNPLSSSSSNLPEASSEGLEEPQTPDVECPDHSSGEKDDTHSARAPQPDPGVTSDPAGEIPMDQPPLYGSLNAQTVTLLHGLPFFPGRSFLPENCYTLPLHRDGFARAASKPEPDAVHHMRPSLDLSTHTYLQDLYRTQTLVPQKRASMVSLDTIRKDPRWRDPNLREVISMLSHPMDPVKSNAAAYLQHLCYENDTVKQDVRQLRGIPVLVGLLDHPKAEVHRKACGALRNISFGRDNFNKVAIRNADGIPALLRLLRRSDDVEVRELVTGTLWNLSSHEPLKMIVINHGLQTLTDEIIIPHSGLRGDPNDPARPGDPEWNTVFKNTSGCLRNVSSDGADARQRLRECDGLVDALLHALYSAVAKRDINNKSVENCVCILRNLSYHVHKEVPGAEKFHIQAANPGAKPGAHHKKKDEPDCFGGRTTKEEWFHQCKRHGAGEKKSGGVDLSRRSLPMKGLELLYQPEVVRLYLSLLKLSQNHNTLEAAAGALQNLSAGHWAWSNYIRATVRKEKGLPVLVELLHSDADKVVRAIAIALRNLAIDQKNKDLIGSYAMRDLVSNLPCGQQRPAKNLEGDTVVAVLNTILEIISENLENARFLIQGQGIQKLVSINRTSQSVRETKAASHILQTVWAYKDLRHTLCKAGWNKTHFKPAVSGLPKKQRNAKQGNDDITLPLMEKNQDGYCTVDQAERAADAPCHMIERETFQGVNDKRHFIRTSRPAVGLVERTPQPLDSWV, from the exons ACGGAGAGCTCAGGAATCGGGACGGAGAAGTCGTCGAGTCCTGAGAGCGAGTCCAACCCGCTCAGCTCCAGCAGCTCCAACCTCCCG GAAGCTTCATCTGAAGGGCTAGAAGAACCCCAGACTCCGGATGTTGAGTGTCCAGATCATTCCTCCGGTGAGAAGGACGACACACACTCGGCTCGAGCTCCTCAGCCTGACCCCggcgtgacctctgaccccgcgGGTGAGATCCCCATGGATCAGCCTCCTCTGTACGGTTCACTGAACGCTCAGACCGTCACGCTCCTGCACGGATTACCCTTCTTCCCCGGCCGGAGCTTCTTACCGGAGAACTGCTACACTCTTCCTCTGCACCGCGACGGTTTCGCCCGCGCCGCTTCCAAACCGGAGCCGGACGCCGTCCATCACATGAGACCCTCGCTGGACCTGAGCACACACACCTATCTACAG GACCTGTACCGGACGCAGACGCTCGTCCCTCAGAAGCGCGCCAGCATGGTCAGCCTCGACACCATCCGCAAAGACCCTCGCTGGCGGGACCCGAACCTGCGGGAGGTCATCTCCATGCTGAGCCACCCGATGGACCCGGTGAAGTCCAACGCCGCGGCGTATCTCCAGCACCTCTGCTACGAGAACGACACGGTCAAGCAGGACGTCCGGCAGCTGCGAGGCATCCCGGTGCTGGTCGGGCTCCTGGACCATCCCAAAGCCGAGGTCCATCGCAAGGCCTGCGGAGCGCTCAGGAACATCTCCTTCGGCCGGGACAACTTCAACAAGGTGGCCATCAGGAACGCGGACGGTATTCCTGCGCTGCTCCGGCTCCTGAGAAGATCCGACGACGTGGAAGTCCGCGAACTCGTCACAG GAACGCTGTGGAATCTCTCGTCCCATGAGCCTCTGAAGATGATCGTCATCAACCACGGCCTGCAGACGCTGACCGACGAGATCATTATCCCTCACTCGGGTCTGAGAGGAGACCCGAACGACCCGGCCCGGCCCGGAGACCCCGAGTGGAACACGGTCTTCAAGAACACTTCAGGATGCCTGAG GAATGTGAGTTCAGACGGAGCCGATGCGCGACAGAGATTGCGTGAGTGTGACGGGCTCGTGGACGCTCTGCTGCACGCGCTCTATTCAGCCGTCGCCAAGAGAGACATAAATAACAAA TCGGTGGAGAACTGCGTCTGTATCTTGCGCAATCTGTCGTATCACGTGCACAAAGAGGTTCCTGGAGCTGAGAAATTTCACATCCAAGCGGCCAATCCCGGCGCAAAACCGGGAGCGCACCATAAGAAGAAGGACGAGCCGGACTGTTTTGGAGGACGAACCACCAAAG AAGAATGGTTCCATCAGT GTAAGCGTCACGGAGCCGGAGAGAAGAAGAGCGGTGGAGTGGATCTGTCGAGGAGGAGTCTGCCAATGAAAG GCCTGGAGCTTCTGTATCAGCCGGAGGTGGTCAGACTCTACCTGTCCCTCCTCAAACTGAGTCAGAATCACAACACGCTGGAGGCAgcggccggagccctgcagaacCTGTCCGCCGGACACTGGGCC tgGTCCAATTATATCCGAGCAACAGTGCGCAAGGAGAAGGGTCTGCCGGTGCTGGTGGAGCTGCTGCACTCGGATGCTGATAAAGTAGTTCGAGCGATCGCCATCGCTCTCAGAAATCTCGCCATCGACCAAAAGAACAAAGATCTCATCG GGAGTTACGCCATGAGGGATCTTGTCAGTAACCTGCCCTGCGGCCAGCAGCGGCCTGCCAAGAACCTGGAGGGAGACACAGTGGTGGCCGTCCTGAACACTATACTGGAGATCATCTCTGAGAACCTGGAGAATGCCAGATTCCTCATCCAGGGACAGGGAATCCAGAAACTGGTGTCAATCAACAGAACCAG CCAATCGGTGCGCGAGACCAAAGCAGCATCACACATCCTGCAGACGGTTTGGGCCTATAAGGATCTGCGACACACGCTGTGTAAGGCCGGCTGGAACAAAACACACTTCAAG CCAGCCGTCTCAGGCCTGCCCAAAAAACAGAGGAACGCCAAGCAAGGGAACGATGACATCACACTGCCCTTAATGGAGAAGAACCAAG ATGGATACTGCACTGTTGATCAGGCAGAGCGAGCAGCAGACGCTCCGTGTCACATGATTGAACGAGAAACTTTTCAG GGCGTGAATGATAAAAGGCACTTCATCAGGACCAGCAGGCCTGCGGTTGGTTTAGTGGAGAGGACTCCGCAGCCGCTGGACTCATGGGTCTGA